The following are from one region of the Gammaproteobacteria bacterium genome:
- a CDS encoding MAPEG family protein, with translation MNILYPIFALVAFTFVLIPIFGIARINAVRTGKVSVRYFKLMDGSEQLPEFIVKSGRHFTNLFEMPVLFYLLGVLMLIFKLDQPGMIILAWLYVVARLVHALIHLSYNNILHRMIAFMAGNFILGCLWIWVGLGLL, from the coding sequence ATGAATATTTTGTATCCCATATTTGCGTTGGTCGCTTTTACTTTTGTTTTGATTCCGATTTTCGGCATTGCGCGGATTAATGCGGTACGCACCGGTAAAGTATCAGTGCGTTATTTCAAACTAATGGATGGCAGTGAGCAGTTACCAGAATTTATAGTTAAAAGTGGGCGTCACTTTACTAATTTGTTTGAAATGCCTGTGCTGTTTTATTTACTAGGCGTATTAATGCTGATCTTTAAGCTTGATCAACCCGGAATGATTATCTTGGCGTGGTTATATGTAGTAGCGCGTTTAGTACATGCGCTCATTCATTTGTCATACAACAATATTTTGCATCGCATGATAGCGTTTATGGCGGGTAATTTTATTTTGGGTTGTTTGTGGATTTGGGTCGGGTTGGGGTTGTTGTAA
- a CDS encoding fumarylacetoacetate hydrolase family protein produces MRGGLLGLVFLLSACAKVAPPPTQQVFIDHVISAQAQGAAVPKVSQLLPAVTVADAQTLQKTLVAQRVQAGERVVGYKAGLTNVALQQKFGIDTPLIGALFARGAYPQDRNIKLKPYYKPLIETEIGFIISVAIAEAVSAETDLSQKIVMALPVIELPDMAFADPNNLTAMDLIASNVGAAGYIFGEPVTLKNRDVNKVSAKLTLNNEIMSQGHASDALGDQWVALRWLINAAVAQGWSLQPGDILITGALGTVVPAQKGVYVADFGDLGRIGFTVEETP; encoded by the coding sequence ATGCGTGGCGGATTATTAGGTCTAGTATTTTTATTAAGTGCTTGCGCGAAAGTTGCGCCGCCGCCTACGCAGCAGGTTTTTATTGACCACGTTATTAGTGCTCAAGCGCAAGGCGCCGCGGTACCTAAAGTGTCGCAATTATTGCCTGCTGTCACCGTCGCTGATGCGCAGACTTTACAAAAAACCTTAGTCGCGCAGCGCGTCCAAGCGGGTGAGCGCGTGGTTGGTTACAAAGCCGGATTAACGAATGTGGCGTTACAACAAAAATTCGGCATTGACACGCCGCTGATAGGTGCGTTGTTTGCGCGCGGCGCGTATCCGCAAGATCGAAATATTAAATTAAAACCCTATTACAAACCTTTAATTGAAACAGAAATTGGTTTTATTATTTCAGTTGCTATTGCTGAAGCGGTAAGCGCAGAAACAGATTTATCACAAAAAATAGTGATGGCATTACCGGTGATTGAATTGCCGGATATGGCGTTTGCGGATCCTAATAATTTGACCGCGATGGATTTGATTGCTAGCAATGTGGGTGCAGCGGGTTATATTTTCGGTGAGCCGGTTACCTTAAAAAATCGCGATGTAAATAAGGTTAGCGCGAAGTTGACTTTGAATAACGAAATCATGAGTCAGGGTCATGCGAGTGATGCGTTAGGCGATCAATGGGTCGCATTGCGTTGGTTAATTAACGCTGCTGTCGCACAAGGTTGGTCTTTGCAGCCCGGTGATATTTTAATTACCGGCGCTTTAGGAACGGTAGTGCCTGCGCAAAAAGGTGTGTATGTCGCCGATTTTGGTGACTTAGGTCGAATTGGCTTTACAGTAGAGGAAACGCCATGA
- a CDS encoding histidinol-phosphate transaminase, producing MTKPVKYTVEQLIRPSVRKLSAYHVPDARGLTKLDAMESPYNLPAELQTAWLEAVRHVALNRYPGAEMANLREQLKTAMDVPAGMDVLLGNGSDELILILALGLVDAPYAAQHKRPVILSVDPAFVMYELSANAVGLDYVGVPLKSDFSLDVAAMLAAITQHQPALIYIAYPNNPTSNLFGVQDIETIIKAAPGLVVVDEAYHPFAQASFMSRLPEFDNLLVMRTVSKMGLAGIRLGLLAGRPEWIGEFDKLRFPYNINVLTQATALFALQHLDVYAAQATEIRTERARLLDCLQKIPGVQVFPSDANFILFKVPTNQAAAINQGLLKDKVLIKDMSKSFAVLKDYLRVTVGTAAENDQFLASLEHLMACAVKLAK from the coding sequence ATGACTAAGCCTGTGAAATATACTGTTGAACAACTGATTCGTCCGAGCGTGCGCAAATTATCGGCTTATCACGTGCCAGATGCGCGCGGCTTAACTAAATTAGACGCGATGGAAAGTCCGTACAACTTGCCAGCAGAACTACAAACGGCATGGTTAGAAGCGGTGCGCCATGTTGCGCTTAATCGTTATCCCGGTGCGGAGATGGCGAATTTACGCGAACAATTAAAAACAGCGATGGACGTGCCTGCTGGCATGGATGTGTTGTTAGGGAATGGTTCTGACGAATTAATTTTGATACTAGCATTAGGGTTGGTTGACGCGCCTTATGCCGCGCAGCATAAACGTCCGGTGATTTTATCAGTGGATCCTGCCTTCGTGATGTATGAGTTATCTGCGAATGCAGTAGGTTTAGATTATGTCGGCGTGCCCTTAAAATCCGATTTTAGTTTAGATGTTGCGGCTATGTTAGCGGCGATTACACAACATCAACCGGCCTTGATTTATATTGCTTATCCAAACAATCCCACGTCAAATTTGTTTGGCGTGCAAGATATTGAAACAATCATTAAAGCCGCGCCTGGATTAGTTGTTGTAGATGAAGCGTATCATCCTTTTGCGCAAGCGAGTTTTATGTCGCGTTTGCCAGAGTTTGATAATTTATTAGTCATGCGCACCGTATCTAAAATGGGTTTGGCTGGTATTCGTTTAGGTTTGTTAGCGGGTCGACCGGAATGGATTGGTGAGTTTGATAAATTGCGTTTCCCTTACAATATCAATGTGCTCACGCAAGCAACGGCGTTATTCGCTTTGCAGCATTTAGATGTGTATGCCGCGCAAGCGACGGAAATTCGTACAGAACGTGCTCGCCTGTTGGATTGTTTACAAAAAATTCCCGGCGTTCAAGTATTTCCTAGCGACGCTAATTTTATATTATTTAAAGTACCGACTAATCAAGCGGCGGCTATCAATCAAGGTTTATTAAAAGACAAAGTCTTGATTAAGGATATGAGTAAAAGTTTTGCCGTGTTAAAAGATTATTTACGCGTAACCGTCGGTACTGCTGCAGAAAATGATCAGTTTCTAGCGAGCTTAGAGCATTTAATGGCTTGTGCGGTAAAGCTCGCTAAATAG
- a CDS encoding hotdog fold thioesterase — MSVHKKSDGSIWTIRPEIAAINGLKMETLYSTLDIQVSEVGDDYIKATMPVVGKTHQFFGNLHGGASVVLAETLGSLASYFCLDQATQYCVGLEVNANHLRGKTNGVVTATARPLHLGKRTHVWDIPITDEQDRLVCIARLTIAILDRSPEVPVNIF; from the coding sequence ATGAGCGTGCATAAAAAAAGTGATGGTTCTATTTGGACGATACGTCCGGAAATTGCCGCCATCAATGGTTTGAAAATGGAAACGCTGTATAGCACCTTGGATATTCAAGTGAGCGAAGTAGGCGATGATTACATTAAAGCAACGATGCCCGTGGTGGGGAAAACGCACCAATTTTTTGGTAATTTGCACGGCGGTGCCTCGGTAGTGTTAGCGGAAACGTTGGGCAGCTTGGCGTCTTATTTTTGTTTAGATCAAGCGACGCAATATTGTGTCGGTTTAGAAGTTAACGCTAATCATCTACGCGGCAAAACCAATGGCGTGGTGACGGCGACTGCGCGGCCTTTGCATTTGGGTAAGCGCACCCATGTGTGGGACATTCCGATCACCGATGAACAAGATCGTTTAGTCTGTATTGCGCGCTTAACCATAGCGATTCTGGATCGCAGCCCCGAAGTGCCGGTGAATATCTTTTAG
- a CDS encoding ATP phosphoribosyltransferase, translating to MTQTNKPPNTPATLTLALSKGRILDDTLPLLAKAGIRLVDDPKVSRKLILDTDNPFVKLVVIRAADVPTYVQYGAADVGVVGKDVLMEHGGAGLYEPLDLKIARCRLMVAGKPGVTEDRTRLRVATKYVNITREYFAKQGRQVECIKLYGSMELAPLVGLADLIVDLVDTGNTLKANGLEAKEKIADISSRLVVNKASMKMKHAVVQAFIAQLAAVID from the coding sequence ATGACGCAAACCAATAAACCGCCAAATACACCGGCGACCTTAACATTAGCGTTATCTAAAGGTCGTATTCTAGATGACACATTGCCGTTGCTTGCGAAAGCCGGCATTCGGTTGGTGGATGATCCAAAAGTAAGTCGCAAATTAATTTTGGATACCGATAATCCTTTTGTAAAACTGGTCGTGATTCGCGCTGCCGATGTGCCGACCTATGTGCAATACGGTGCCGCCGATGTAGGCGTAGTCGGTAAAGATGTATTAATGGAACATGGTGGTGCAGGTTTATACGAACCGTTGGATTTAAAAATCGCGCGCTGTCGTTTAATGGTTGCGGGTAAACCCGGTGTTACCGAAGATCGCACTCGTTTACGAGTAGCGACTAAATACGTCAACATCACGCGTGAATATTTTGCGAAACAAGGTCGACAAGTTGAGTGCATTAAATTATATGGCTCAATGGAATTAGCGCCGTTAGTAGGCTTAGCAGATTTAATTGTGGATTTAGTTGATACCGGTAACACCTTGAAAGCGAATGGTTTAGAAGCAAAAGAAAAAATTGCGGATATTTCATCGCGTTTAGTGGTGAACAAAGCGTCAATGAAAATGAAACATGCAGTGGTGCAAGCATTTATTGCACAGCTCGCGGCCGTGATTGATTAA
- a CDS encoding ABC transporter substrate-binding protein, which translates to MLRKIIILLLCIVSNTTLAAPPTTAATVKVHVPPQALVEKVTADLLQVLRNDKDKIAKNPTYLTAKVEELIFPAVDFFAMSKFILGQHWKKATAAQQQAFVIEFRQLLVRTYQHVLKEFDNEYIVFEPFIAGQQPTKLAIVRSQIKRANGPSIPLVYNLRYTIEDGWKVYDIGVEGMSLVTNYRASFNREISQKGIDKLIEQLKERNKAPAAPEKAR; encoded by the coding sequence ATGTTACGTAAAATCATCATTCTATTATTATGTATTGTGAGTAATACCACACTTGCCGCGCCCCCGACCACAGCAGCTACGGTCAAGGTGCACGTGCCTCCGCAAGCACTGGTAGAAAAAGTAACTGCTGACCTATTGCAAGTATTGCGGAACGACAAAGACAAGATCGCTAAAAATCCGACCTATCTAACCGCGAAAGTTGAAGAACTTATTTTTCCTGCAGTTGATTTTTTTGCCATGTCGAAATTCATTCTGGGACAACATTGGAAAAAAGCCACGGCCGCACAACAACAAGCGTTTGTAATTGAGTTCCGTCAATTATTAGTACGCACTTACCAACATGTGCTGAAAGAATTTGATAATGAATACATCGTGTTTGAACCTTTTATAGCCGGCCAACAACCCACTAAACTTGCAATCGTGCGCAGCCAAATTAAACGTGCTAATGGTCCGTCGATACCGTTAGTTTATAATTTGCGTTACACCATCGAAGACGGCTGGAAAGTGTATGACATTGGTGTTGAAGGTATGAGTCTTGTAACGAACTATCGTGCGAGCTTTAATCGCGAGATTTCGCAAAAGGGTATTGATAAGCTGATTGAACAATTAAAAGAACGCAATAAAGCGCCAGCAGCACCGGAAAAGGCTAGGTGA
- a CDS encoding EAL domain-containing protein — protein sequence MSHTVLLVDDEPSLLATLQIIIQSQGFQVLTAASGEAALEILQASHIDDGIPIIISDQRMPGMNGVQLLEQIRQQWPQTIRILLTGDPDPQVVMDAINRGGIFKLLTKPCESAEVMRAVRDAAQHFQAVREHHLLTEELQQANQELKVLSSTLEERVESKTQELMEALYYDSLTGLPSRLLMTDRLELAIKAARRANEMVTVLFLGLEQFSLVNESMGHEAGNGLLRLLAERLQMYVWDGDSVARMYGDKFCLVINNSGTTEKVGELADKILNVVAEPFFINGQAISINGHIGISLFPNDGETPPELFSHAEAAMREVRGEHGSNNYRFYSEELNKLSTSRISLQAEMRRALQNEEFRVFYQPRVNVRLGRVVGAEALIRWQHPERGLVGPDEFLFILEETGLIEPVTEWLLRRVCEKLVSIQEKSEHPVHMAVNISPRQLKRDSFIDIVKGVVRDTGLDLSKSFLEFEITENILLHDMRQVQQLLSGIKDMGISLAIDDFGTGYCSLSYLTQLPIDYLKIDRSFVLKLTETQGAKAVVHAIISMAHSLFLHVIAEGVETHEQLEILQRLGCDEFQGWYFSKPICEKDMLALLSGKTHLVHYLAQVEPFRIDPVDLKDLDNASATRA from the coding sequence ATGTCGCATACCGTGTTGCTTGTAGATGATGAACCTAGCTTACTAGCCACGTTGCAAATCATCATTCAAAGCCAAGGTTTTCAGGTATTAACCGCCGCCAGCGGTGAAGCCGCCTTAGAAATTCTGCAAGCCAGCCACATAGACGATGGCATACCTATTATCATTTCCGACCAACGCATGCCGGGTATGAATGGCGTGCAATTGCTGGAACAAATTCGTCAGCAATGGCCGCAAACTATTCGCATTTTGTTAACCGGCGATCCCGATCCACAAGTAGTAATGGATGCGATCAATCGCGGGGGCATTTTCAAATTACTGACCAAGCCTTGTGAGTCTGCCGAAGTCATGCGAGCCGTGCGTGACGCGGCGCAACATTTCCAAGCAGTACGTGAACACCATTTATTAACAGAAGAATTACAACAAGCCAATCAAGAACTTAAAGTGCTTAGCAGCACCTTAGAAGAACGCGTCGAAAGTAAAACTCAAGAATTAATGGAAGCTTTGTATTACGACAGCTTGACCGGCTTGCCGAGTCGTTTATTGATGACTGATCGGTTAGAACTCGCGATTAAAGCTGCGCGTCGCGCCAATGAAATGGTTACGGTTTTATTTTTAGGCCTAGAACAATTTAGCTTAGTAAATGAAAGCATGGGTCATGAAGCGGGTAATGGTTTATTACGATTATTAGCCGAACGGTTGCAAATGTATGTTTGGGACGGTGATTCCGTTGCGCGCATGTATGGTGATAAATTTTGTTTAGTGATTAATAATTCGGGCACTACCGAAAAAGTCGGTGAGTTAGCCGATAAGATTTTAAATGTTGTAGCCGAACCCTTTTTTATTAATGGCCAAGCCATTTCCATCAATGGCCACATCGGTATTTCCTTATTCCCGAATGACGGCGAAACGCCACCAGAATTATTCAGTCACGCGGAAGCCGCCATGCGCGAAGTGCGCGGCGAACATGGCAGCAATAATTACCGTTTTTATTCCGAAGAATTAAACAAACTTTCCACCAGCCGTATTTCTTTACAAGCCGAAATGCGCCGCGCCTTGCAAAACGAAGAATTCCGCGTGTTTTATCAACCGCGTGTGAACGTACGTTTAGGCCGCGTCGTAGGTGCCGAAGCATTAATTCGTTGGCAACATCCCGAACGTGGTCTAGTCGGGCCCGATGAATTTTTATTTATTCTCGAAGAAACCGGTTTAATCGAACCCGTTACTGAATGGTTGCTGCGCCGTGTGTGTGAAAAATTAGTATCCATTCAAGAAAAATCCGAACACCCCGTGCACATGGCCGTGAATATTTCACCGCGTCAATTAAAGCGCGATAGTTTTATTGATATCGTCAAAGGCGTGGTGCGGGATACGGGTTTAGATTTAAGTAAAAGTTTTTTAGAATTTGAAATTACTGAAAATATTTTGTTGCATGATATGCGCCAAGTGCAGCAATTATTGTCAGGCATTAAAGACATGGGCATTAGTTTAGCGATTGATGATTTCGGCACCGGTTATTGTTCGCTCAGTTACCTTACGCAACTGCCCATTGATTATTTAAAAATAGATCGTTCCTTTGTTTTAAAACTCACCGAAACCCAAGGCGCTAAAGCCGTGGTACACGCCATCATCTCCATGGCGCATAGTCTATTCTTACACGTCATTGCCGAAGGCGTAGAAACCCACGAACAATTAGAAATCTTACAGCGTTTAGGCTGCGATGAATTTCAGGGTTGGTATTTTAGTAAACCCATCTGCGAAAAAGACATGCTCGCATTGCTTTCCGGCAAAACCCACCTGGTGCATTATCTTGCACAAGTAGAACCCTTTCGCATTGATCCCGTCGATTTAAAAGATCTTGATAACGCCTCTGCAACGAGAGCGTGA
- a CDS encoding GNAT family N-acetyltransferase — protein sequence MGMEYKINEPISTDQFIELLASSTLGDRRPIEDRECMKGMINNSNLIISAWDSGNLVGIARSITDFHYACYLSDLAVSAHYQKRGIGKQLQILTQNQLGPSCKLILIAAPAANDYYEHIGFTNNLRCWVLERDARIQS from the coding sequence ATGGGCATGGAATATAAAATTAATGAGCCAATAAGCACCGATCAATTTATCGAATTGCTGGCAAGCTCTACATTAGGAGATCGTCGCCCAATTGAAGATCGTGAGTGCATGAAAGGAATGATTAACAATAGTAATCTCATAATCAGCGCTTGGGATTCAGGCAATTTAGTGGGGATTGCGCGCTCAATAACTGACTTTCATTATGCTTGTTATCTTTCAGATTTAGCCGTAAGCGCTCACTATCAAAAACGTGGTATTGGTAAACAATTACAGATTCTTACACAAAATCAACTTGGCCCAAGTTGCAAACTCATTTTAATCGCTGCACCAGCCGCTAATGACTATTATGAGCATATTGGCTTTACCAATAATTTGCGTTGTTGGGTGTTAGAGCGTGATGCACGTATCCAGAGTTAA
- the hisD gene encoding histidinol dehydrogenase: MNMRRLQSSAADFATQLQALTAWDAALDEAVVASVTTILRDVKQNGDSAVLKYTQQFDHSTAANIAQLKIPAERFTQALQNISVEQRHALETAAARIRQYAEHQTLQSWSFVEADGTVLGQQVTALDRVGLYVPGGKAAYPSSVLMNAIPAKVAGVRELVMVVPAPQGQLNDLVLAAAKIAGVDTAFTIGGAQAIAALAYGTQSIAAVDKIVGPGNAYVATAKRLVFGTVGIDMVAGPSEIVIVCDGKTDPDWIAMDLFSQAEHDESAQSILISSDATFLDKVDASIQRLIQDMPRAQIIKQSLSRRGAFIHVRDLTDAIDVVNYIAPEHLELSVDEPQHWAAKVRHAGAIFLGRHTPEALGDYCAGPNHVLPTSRTARFASPLGVYDFQKRSSIIHCSVEGAAQLAKTAAVLAHGEGLVAHARSAEYRLKTS, translated from the coding sequence ATGAACATGCGTCGCTTGCAAAGTAGTGCAGCAGATTTTGCGACACAGTTGCAAGCACTCACTGCATGGGATGCGGCCTTAGATGAAGCCGTGGTTGCCAGCGTCACAACTATTTTGCGTGATGTAAAACAAAACGGTGACAGCGCAGTATTAAAATATACGCAACAGTTTGATCACAGCACCGCCGCCAATATTGCGCAGCTAAAAATTCCTGCAGAACGTTTTACGCAAGCGCTACAAAACATCAGTGTCGAACAACGCCATGCATTAGAAACGGCCGCTGCGCGCATTCGTCAATATGCAGAACATCAAACCTTGCAGTCGTGGTCGTTCGTAGAAGCTGATGGCACCGTGTTGGGTCAACAAGTTACAGCCTTAGATCGCGTCGGTTTATATGTACCGGGTGGTAAAGCGGCTTATCCATCATCGGTATTAATGAATGCGATTCCTGCGAAAGTCGCCGGTGTGCGTGAATTAGTGATGGTGGTACCGGCACCGCAAGGTCAATTAAATGATTTGGTATTAGCTGCGGCAAAAATTGCCGGTGTTGATACTGCATTTACTATTGGTGGTGCGCAAGCCATTGCCGCTTTAGCTTACGGCACACAAAGTATTGCGGCCGTTGATAAAATTGTCGGCCCTGGCAATGCGTATGTAGCCACTGCAAAACGTTTAGTGTTTGGCACTGTGGGCATTGATATGGTGGCGGGGCCTTCGGAAATTGTGATTGTCTGTGATGGCAAAACCGATCCTGATTGGATCGCGATGGATTTATTTTCGCAAGCAGAACATGACGAAAGTGCGCAGTCTATTTTGATTAGTAGCGACGCGACATTTTTGGATAAGGTCGACGCGAGCATTCAACGTTTGATTCAAGACATGCCGCGAGCCCAGATCATCAAACAATCATTAAGTAGACGCGGTGCGTTTATTCACGTGCGTGATTTAACGGATGCCATCGATGTTGTTAATTATATTGCGCCCGAACATTTAGAGTTGTCAGTGGATGAGCCGCAGCATTGGGCGGCAAAAGTGCGTCATGCTGGCGCAATTTTTTTAGGTCGGCATACGCCTGAAGCCTTAGGTGATTATTGTGCTGGCCCTAATCATGTATTACCCACGTCGCGCACTGCACGCTTTGCATCACCCTTGGGTGTTTACGATTTTCAAAAACGCAGCAGCATCATTCATTGCTCTGTTGAAGGTGCGGCACAATTAGCAAAAACCGCCGCTGTGTTAGCGCATGGTGAAGGTTTAGTTGCGCATGCGCGTTCAGCAGAATATCGCTTGAAAACTTCTTAA
- a CDS encoding 3-deoxy-7-phosphoheptulonate synthase, producing MKYQTDNLRIQSLQEVSAPKQLHEEYPLTDAAAQVVHEARATQHNILNDEDDRLVVVVGPCSIHDTKAALEYANRLNALRKELAKDLVIIMRVYFEKPRTTVGWKGLINDPNLDDSFEINKGVRLARKLLLDINSMGLPAGTEFLDLISPQYFSDLVSWGAIGARTTESQGHRELASGLSCPVGFKNGTSGDLQIAVDAIGAAIRPHSFLGVTDAGHTAIVRTTGNPDCHVILRGGKQPNYDAAGVDDAAALLEKAKLPARIMIDASHANSRKIYERQIDVCHNIAEQIARGDARIFGIMLESHLVGGRQNVEPGKPITYGQSITDACIGWEDTEPLLRRMAEAVSTRRLQTSAKK from the coding sequence ATGAAATACCAAACGGACAATTTACGCATTCAAAGTTTGCAAGAAGTTTCAGCGCCTAAGCAGTTGCATGAAGAATATCCGCTGACCGATGCCGCCGCGCAAGTGGTGCATGAAGCACGTGCTACACAGCACAATATTTTGAATGACGAAGATGATCGTTTAGTCGTTGTAGTGGGCCCTTGCTCCATTCACGATACCAAAGCGGCATTAGAGTATGCGAATCGTTTGAATGCGTTGCGTAAAGAGTTGGCCAAAGACCTCGTCATTATTATGCGAGTGTATTTTGAAAAACCCCGCACCACCGTGGGTTGGAAAGGTTTAATTAATGATCCTAATTTGGATGATAGCTTTGAAATCAACAAAGGCGTGCGCTTAGCGCGTAAGTTATTGTTGGATATTAATAGTATGGGTTTGCCGGCCGGCACTGAATTTTTAGATTTAATTTCGCCGCAATATTTTTCTGATCTAGTGAGTTGGGGCGCGATTGGTGCGCGCACCACGGAAAGCCAAGGTCATCGTGAACTCGCATCAGGTTTATCTTGCCCAGTAGGTTTTAAAAATGGCACCAGTGGTGATTTACAAATTGCCGTTGATGCGATCGGCGCAGCGATTCGTCCGCATAGTTTTTTAGGTGTTACTGATGCCGGTCATACCGCAATTGTGCGCACCACGGGTAATCCTGATTGCCATGTGATTTTGCGTGGCGGCAAACAACCTAATTATGATGCAGCCGGTGTTGATGATGCGGCCGCGCTATTAGAAAAAGCAAAACTACCTGCACGTATTATGATTGATGCGAGTCACGCGAACAGTCGCAAAATTTATGAACGCCAAATAGATGTATGTCACAACATTGCAGAACAAATTGCGCGCGGTGATGCGCGAATTTTTGGCATCATGTTGGAGTCACATTTAGTCGGCGGTCGACAAAACGTTGAGCCTGGCAAACCTATTACCTATGGCCAAAGTATTACCGATGCGTGTATTGGCTGGGAAGACACCGAACCTTTATTGCGGCGTATGGCAGAAGCCGTGAGCACGCGTCGTTTACAAACGAGTGCAAAAAAATAA
- the murA gene encoding UDP-N-acetylglucosamine 1-carboxyvinyltransferase, translated as MDKLIITGGVPLQGELRISGAKNAVLPILAGTLLADTPVTVGNVPHLHDVTTTVELLGRMGVRISIDEKLNIEVDPRTIETFVAPYDLVKTMRASILVLGPLLARYGHAEVALPGGCAIGSRPVDLHIKGMQAMGADIVVENGYVKATCKRLKGAKIVLDMVTVTGTENLLMAAVLADGESVLENAAREPEVVDLANFLVKMGARISGAGTDTIRVQGVTSLKGVRYQVLPDRIETGTYLIAAAISGGRVKLKDTRPDLLDAVLEKLRDAGAIIETGDDWISLDMQGRRPKAVNLRTAPYPAFPTDMQAQFVAMNAIADGTSSVTETIFENRFMHVQELQRMGAQMTIEGSTTIVRGIEYLTGAEVMATDLRASASLVLAALAARGETIVDRIYHIDRGYEAIEEKLRQLGAKIRRVPG; from the coding sequence ATGGATAAATTGATCATCACCGGCGGTGTGCCGCTGCAAGGTGAGTTACGCATTTCTGGCGCTAAAAACGCCGTATTACCTATTTTGGCGGGTACTTTGTTAGCGGATACGCCGGTAACAGTGGGCAATGTGCCGCATTTGCACGATGTCACCACGACGGTGGAATTGTTAGGTCGCATGGGTGTGCGCATCTCCATTGATGAAAAACTCAATATTGAGGTCGATCCTCGCACTATCGAAACATTTGTTGCGCCGTATGATTTAGTAAAAACCATGCGTGCTTCGATTTTAGTGTTGGGGCCGTTATTGGCGCGTTATGGTCATGCCGAGGTGGCATTGCCGGGCGGTTGTGCGATTGGTTCGCGGCCGGTGGATTTGCATATAAAAGGTATGCAGGCGATGGGCGCGGATATTGTGGTGGAAAACGGCTATGTAAAAGCCACCTGTAAACGCTTGAAAGGCGCCAAGATCGTGTTGGATATGGTCACCGTGACGGGCACGGAAAATTTATTAATGGCGGCCGTGTTAGCGGATGGCGAATCTGTTCTTGAGAACGCGGCGCGTGAACCGGAAGTGGTCGATTTAGCGAATTTTTTAGTCAAGATGGGTGCGCGAATTTCGGGTGCCGGTACTGACACGATTCGCGTGCAAGGTGTGACGTCGTTGAAAGGTGTGCGTTACCAAGTGTTACCCGATCGGATTGAAACCGGCACCTATTTGATTGCTGCTGCCATTAGTGGTGGTCGCGTTAAATTAAAAGATACGCGTCCGGATTTGCTGGATGCCGTGTTGGAAAAATTACGTGATGCTGGCGCGATCATTGAAACCGGGGATGATTGGATTAGTTTGGATATGCAAGGTCGTCGTCCTAAAGCCGTGAATTTGCGCACTGCGCCTTACCCGGCGTTTCCGACGGATATGCAAGCGCAATTCGTCGCGATGAATGCTATTGCGGATGGAACCTCTTCGGTTACCGAAACGATTTTTGAAAATCGTTTTATGCACGTGCAAGAACTACAACGCATGGGCGCACAAATGACGATTGAAGGCAGCACTACCATTGTCCGCGGCATTGAATATTTAACCGGGGCTGAAGTGATGGCAACCGATCTGCGTGCATCTGCGAGTTTAGTATTAGCCGCGTTAGCCGCACGCGGTGAAACCATTGTTGATCGCATTTATCATATTGATCGTGGTTACGAAGCGATTGAAGAAAAGCTCCGTCAGTTAGGCGCAAAAATTCGGCGCGTACCTGGTTAA